Proteins encoded by one window of Anopheles maculipalpis chromosome 2RL, idAnoMacuDA_375_x, whole genome shotgun sequence:
- the LOC126555997 gene encoding signal recognition particle receptor subunit alpha homolog: MLDLFTIFTKGGIVLWCFRSTNQLFTPSVNALIKSVILQERSGVYDHDGLSLQYKLDNEFELVFVVAFQKILQLSYIDKFLSDVHLEFRDRYKNDLRVDNRNYGDFDFSDDFRRILERAEKWGRQQATMPKQMRSYEDSAKSKKTVASMIERKGEDKPPAGGSKKSVKISEKKKVEAAEGSDGVESSSPKATGSNGPELGDDLIMESRKKFAEKMMGKGAGGGGSGGKGSKLEKQKSPKSPQQQKSGKQMRVWDLGGNTKDLPNLDRSKDRPEDVKSDFTPNDQIIGSMRGGIQDLDVESDSEDNSEEDEEDEDAYEDQRAKKQQSNRGGMFSMFKGLVGSKNLTLDDMQPALDKLRDHLIGKNVASDIAQKLCESVAGKLEGKVIGTFDTIAATVKNTLTEALVQILSPKRRVDILRDCLEAKRAGRPFVMSFCGVNGVGKSTNLAKICFWLIENNLSVLIAACDTFRAGAVEQLRTHMRHLNALHPPEKHGGRHMVQLYEKGYGKDAAGIAMEAIRYANESKIDVVLIDTAGRMQDNEPLMRALAKLIKVNEPDLVLFVGEALVGNEAVDQLVKFNQALADYSSSDRPHIIDGIVLTKFDTIDDKVGAAISMTYITGQPIVFVGTGQTYTDLKALNAKAVVHALMK; this comes from the exons ATGTTGGACCTGTTCACGATCTTCACCAAGGGTGGCATCGTGCTGTGGTGCTTTCGTAGCACGAATCAGCTCTTTACCCCGTCAGTAAACGCACTGATCAAGAGCGTCATTTTACAG GAACGTTCCGGTGTGTACGACCACGATGGGCTCTCCCTCCAGTACAAGCTGGACAACGAGTTCGAGctggtgtttgttgttgcattccaGAAGATTCTTCAGCTGTCGTACATCGACAAGTTTCTTAGCGATGTGCATCTGGAGTTTCGCGATCGGTACAAAAACGATCTGCGGGTCGACAATCGCAACTACGGCGATTTTGACTTCAGCGACGATTTTCGGCGCATCCTCGAGCGAGCAGAAAAGTGGGGCCGCCAGCAGGCAACGATGCCGAAGCAGATGCGCAGCTACGAAGATTCGGCCAAATCGAAGAAAACCGTTGCCTCCATGATCGAACGGAAGGGCGAAGATAAACCACCTGCCGGCGGGAGTAAGAAATCGGTCAAGATaagtgagaagaaaaaggtGGAAGCTGCGGAAGGTTCGGATGGAGTTGAGTCTTCCTCACCGAAGGCTACCGGCAGCAATGGGCCGGAACTGGGTGACGATCTGATAATGGAAAGCCGTAAGAAGTTTGCGGAGAAGATGATGGGCAAGggggctggtggtggtggtagtggcggTAAGGGTAGCAAGCTGGAGAAGCAAAAGTCACCGAAATcaccgcagcagcaaaagTCCGGCAAGCAGATGCGAGTTTGGGATTTGGGCGGAAATACGAAGGATTTGCCCAATCTGGACCGCTCCAAGGATCGTCCGGAGGATGTGAAGAGTGACTTTACACCGAACGATCAGATCATTGGCAGTATGCGAGGTGGCATCCAGGATTTGGATGTGGAGTCGGACAGTGAGGACAACTCGGAGGAGGACGAGGAAGACGAGGACGCGTACGAGGACCAGCGTGCCAAGAAGCAGCAATCGAACCGTGGTGGCATGTTTTCCATGTTCAAGGGATTGGTTGGTTCGAAGAACTTGACGCTGGATGATATGCAACCAGCGTTGGATAAACTGCGTGATCATCTGATCGGTAAAAATGTGGCCTCGGACATTGCCCAGAAGCTGTGTGAATCGGTTGCCGGAAAGTTGGAGGGTAAGGTGATCGGTACGTTCGATACGATAGCTGCCACGGTGAAGAACACGCTGACGGAGGCACTTGTGCAGATTCTTTCGCCCAAACGGCGGGTTGATATTTTGCGCGACTGTCTGGAAGCGAAACGTGCCGGACGACCGTTCGTGATGAGTTTCTGTGGTGTGAATGGTGTTGGAAAGTCGACCAATTTGGCTAAAATTTGCTTCTGGTTGATTGAGAACAATCTGAGCGTGCTGATTGCGGCCTGCGACACGTTCCGGGCCGGTGCAGTGGAACAGCTGCGAACGCATATGCGCCACCTAAACGCACTTCATCCACCGGAAAAGCATGGTGGCCGCCACATGGTACAGCTGTACGAGAAGGGGTACGGGAAGGATGCGGCTGGCATAGCGATGGAAGCGATTCGATACGCAAACGAGAGCAAAATCGATGTCGTTCTGATCGATACGGCTGGACGGATGCAGGACAATGAACCGTTGATGCGGGCTCTTGCCAAACTGATCAAGGTGAACGAACCGGATCTGGTACTGTTTGTCGGGGAAGCGTTGGTGGGTAATGAGGCCGTTGATCAGCTGGTAAAATTCAACCAAGCACTAGCGGACTACTCGTCGAGCGATCGCCCTCACATCATCGACGGTATCGTGCTGACAAAGTTTGACACCATCGACGATAAGGTCGGAGCGGCCATCTCTATGACGTACATTACCGGGCAACCGATCGTGTTTGTCGGAACGGGCCAAACGTACACCGATCTGAAGGCGCTGAATGCGAAAGCCGTGGTACACGCGCTGATGAAGTAA